One window of the Reyranella humidisoli genome contains the following:
- a CDS encoding carboxymuconolactone decarboxylase family protein, whose protein sequence is MEKLAEVTTWRDSTLFNEGERLALEYAERITYTDRKVDDALVDQLKQHYTEAQIVELTAAIAMENFRSKFNPALGIEAQGFCMVPKRG, encoded by the coding sequence ATGGAGAAGCTGGCGGAGGTCACGACGTGGCGCGACAGCACGCTCTTCAACGAGGGCGAGCGGCTCGCGCTCGAATATGCCGAGCGGATCACCTACACCGACCGCAAGGTCGACGACGCGCTCGTCGACCAGCTCAAGCAGCACTACACCGAGGCCCAGATCGTCGAGCTGACGGCGGCCATCGCCATGGAAAACTTCCGCTCCAAGTTCAATCCCGCGCTCGGCATCGAGGCGCAGGGCTTCTGCATGGTGCCGAAACGCGGCTAG
- a CDS encoding Bug family tripartite tricarboxylate transporter substrate binding protein: MFPITRRHALALGGSSLLLPSAVRAQANWPAGPVTFVVGYAAGGSTDINARELAHVMTPVIGQQIIIDNKGGAAGSIGLRAVANARPDGQTIFVAVGTNVIINPHVQKGMIDTLAALAPICQITDYQYVLVVGNSVPVKTAAELVALAKKDPEKLTYSSSGVGGNNHLAGALFAEAAGVKLTHVPYKGTGPAVADVISGQITMNFSSLPPAVSQVKGGNLKALAVTGSKRVSSMPDVPTLKEQGIDVVVTSWQGLFAPAKTPPDILDKIEKAAKEGMKNPKYEEALARDGLEMPPDRTRAQFAKFVGEEHAFWAKKLRELNVQME; the protein is encoded by the coding sequence ATGTTCCCAATCACCCGACGTCACGCTCTGGCCCTCGGCGGCTCGTCCCTGTTGCTGCCGTCGGCCGTGCGCGCCCAGGCCAACTGGCCGGCCGGTCCGGTCACTTTCGTCGTGGGCTATGCCGCGGGCGGCAGCACCGACATCAACGCCCGCGAGTTGGCGCATGTCATGACGCCGGTCATCGGCCAGCAGATCATCATCGACAACAAGGGCGGCGCCGCGGGCTCGATCGGCCTGCGCGCCGTCGCCAACGCCAGGCCGGACGGCCAGACGATTTTCGTCGCCGTCGGCACGAACGTGATCATCAATCCGCATGTCCAGAAGGGCATGATCGACACGCTCGCCGCCCTGGCGCCGATCTGCCAGATCACGGACTACCAGTACGTGCTGGTGGTGGGCAATTCGGTCCCGGTGAAGACGGCCGCCGAACTGGTGGCTCTGGCCAAGAAGGATCCCGAGAAGCTCACCTACTCGTCGTCGGGCGTGGGCGGCAACAATCACCTGGCCGGTGCGCTGTTCGCCGAGGCCGCCGGCGTCAAGCTGACCCACGTGCCGTACAAGGGCACCGGTCCGGCCGTCGCCGACGTGATTAGCGGCCAGATCACGATGAACTTCTCGTCGCTGCCGCCGGCGGTCTCGCAGGTGAAGGGCGGCAACCTCAAGGCACTGGCGGTGACCGGTAGCAAGCGCGTCAGTTCCATGCCGGACGTGCCGACCCTGAAGGAACAGGGCATCGACGTCGTCGTCACCAGCTGGCAGGGCCTGTTCGCCCCGGCCAAGACCCCGCCCGACATCCTCGACAAAATCGAGAAGGCAGCCAAGGAAGGCATGAAGAACCCGAAGTACGAGGAGGCGCTCGCCCGCGACGGCCTGGAGATGCCGCCCGACCGCACGCGCGCGCAGTTCGCCAAGTTCGTCGGCGAAGAACATGCCTTCTGGGCCAAGAAGCTGCGCGAACTCAACGTGCAGATGGAGTAG
- the tcuA gene encoding FAD-dependent tricarballylate dehydrogenase TcuA, with the protein MDDFQVDVLVVGAGNAAACAALAARETGASVAMLEAAPEAERGGNSTYTAGAMRVVFHGVDDLVQLYDLTEDEKRDVDFGSYSADEYLDDMGRVTNYRCDPELTDILIGRSFETMKWMRSKGVRFQPSYGRQAFKVNGKYKFWGGLAVEAWGGGPGLVDLEHKAAVKAGIPIHYETAAVSLIEEDGVVRGVIARHKGRKVRIGAKAVVLACGGFESNAEMRTRYLGPTWDLAKVRGTRFNTGAGINMALAIGAKPHGNWSGGHAVGWDMNAPEFGDLDVGDNFQKHSYPLGIMVNANGLRFVDEGADFRNYTYAKYGAVILAQPQQFAWQIFDSKVLDKLRDEYRIKRMTKVRADTIEELATKLEGVNQEQFLKTIKEWNAAVMTDVTFNPAIKDGRGTRGLAVPKSNWANTIDQGPFEAYAVTCGLTFTFGGLKISNEGEVENTDGHPIPGLFAAGELVGGLFYHNYPGGTGLVSGAVLGKLAGDGAGKYVAGRN; encoded by the coding sequence GTGGACGATTTTCAGGTCGATGTGTTGGTGGTGGGCGCCGGTAATGCGGCAGCCTGTGCGGCCCTGGCGGCTCGCGAGACGGGCGCCTCGGTGGCGATGCTGGAGGCGGCTCCGGAGGCCGAGCGCGGCGGCAACAGCACCTACACGGCCGGCGCCATGCGCGTGGTGTTCCACGGCGTAGACGACCTGGTGCAGCTCTACGACCTGACCGAGGACGAGAAGCGCGACGTCGATTTCGGCAGCTACTCGGCCGACGAGTATCTCGACGACATGGGCCGCGTGACCAACTATCGCTGCGACCCCGAGCTGACCGACATCCTGATCGGCCGCAGCTTCGAGACCATGAAATGGATGCGCTCCAAGGGCGTGCGCTTCCAGCCCTCCTACGGCCGCCAGGCCTTCAAGGTGAACGGCAAGTACAAGTTCTGGGGCGGCCTCGCGGTCGAAGCCTGGGGCGGCGGACCGGGCCTGGTCGATCTCGAGCACAAGGCCGCGGTCAAGGCGGGCATTCCCATCCACTACGAGACCGCGGCGGTGTCGCTGATCGAGGAAGACGGCGTCGTGCGCGGCGTCATCGCCCGCCACAAGGGCCGCAAGGTCCGGATCGGCGCCAAGGCGGTCGTGCTGGCCTGCGGCGGCTTCGAGAGCAACGCCGAGATGCGCACGCGCTATCTCGGACCGACCTGGGACCTCGCCAAGGTGCGCGGCACCCGCTTCAACACCGGCGCCGGCATCAACATGGCGCTGGCGATCGGCGCCAAGCCGCACGGCAACTGGTCGGGCGGCCACGCCGTCGGATGGGATATGAATGCGCCGGAGTTCGGCGACCTGGATGTCGGCGACAACTTCCAGAAGCACTCCTACCCGCTCGGCATCATGGTGAACGCCAACGGCCTGCGCTTCGTCGACGAGGGCGCCGACTTCCGCAACTACACCTACGCCAAGTACGGCGCGGTGATCCTTGCCCAGCCGCAGCAGTTTGCCTGGCAGATCTTCGACTCGAAGGTGCTCGACAAGCTGCGCGACGAATATCGCATCAAGCGCATGACCAAGGTCAGAGCCGACACGATCGAGGAGCTGGCCACCAAGCTCGAGGGCGTGAACCAGGAGCAGTTCCTGAAGACCATCAAGGAATGGAACGCCGCCGTCATGACCGACGTGACGTTCAACCCGGCGATCAAGGACGGCCGCGGCACGCGGGGCCTCGCCGTCCCGAAGAGCAACTGGGCCAACACGATCGACCAGGGCCCGTTCGAGGCCTATGCCGTGACCTGCGGCCTCACCTTCACCTTCGGCGGCCTCAAGATCAGCAACGAGGGCGAGGTCGAGAACACCGACGGCCACCCGATCCCCGGCCTGTTCGCCGCGGGCGAGCTGGTGGGCGGGCTGTTCTATCACAACTACCCGGGCGGCACGGGCCTGGTCTCCGGCGCGGTACTGGGCAAGCTCGCGGGCGACGGGGCCGGCAAGTACGTCGCGGGAAGGAACTAG
- a CDS encoding CaiB/BaiF CoA transferase family protein: protein MTSSFEPPLKGVRVVELTHTILGPSCGMILADLGAEVIKVEPVDGDRTRKLRGFGAGFFGYFNRNKKSLALDADSPEGRKVLVKLLEKADVLIENFAPGSMAKRKLGPADLEKINPRLVYCALKGFLPGPYEKRPALDEVVQMMGGLAYMTGPSGRPLRAGTSVIDIVGGMFGAFGTVLALKQRDKTGKGGLVESALFESVVFLMGQHLAITAINGAAPPPMPERVSSWAVYEIFNTADDLQVFIGITSDGQWKRFCEFFKQPELAADPKLATNNLRIEARPWLVPKVASVFKAYTKEALENMCLEADISFAPVARPQDLFEHPHLLANGSLAPTTLPGGVQTRLPLLPFQMMGWRPPLVSNPPEIGQHNDEVLAVIGYDATSVAALKAAGVLGPK from the coding sequence ATGACCTCATCGTTTGAACCGCCTCTCAAGGGCGTCCGCGTCGTCGAACTCACCCACACCATCCTCGGCCCGTCCTGCGGGATGATCCTGGCCGACCTCGGCGCCGAGGTGATCAAGGTGGAGCCGGTCGACGGCGATCGCACGCGCAAGCTGCGCGGCTTCGGCGCCGGCTTCTTCGGCTACTTCAACCGCAACAAGAAGAGCCTGGCGCTCGACGCCGATTCGCCCGAGGGCCGCAAGGTGCTGGTGAAGCTGCTCGAGAAGGCCGACGTGCTGATCGAGAACTTCGCGCCGGGCTCGATGGCCAAGCGCAAGCTGGGACCGGCGGACCTGGAGAAGATCAATCCGCGTCTCGTGTACTGCGCGCTGAAGGGCTTCCTGCCCGGGCCCTACGAGAAGCGGCCGGCACTCGACGAGGTCGTGCAGATGATGGGCGGTCTCGCCTACATGACCGGCCCCAGCGGCCGGCCGCTGCGCGCCGGCACCTCGGTGATCGACATCGTGGGCGGCATGTTCGGCGCCTTCGGGACGGTGCTGGCACTGAAGCAGCGTGACAAGACAGGGAAGGGCGGGCTGGTCGAGAGCGCCCTGTTCGAATCGGTCGTCTTCCTGATGGGGCAGCATCTCGCGATCACCGCGATCAACGGCGCGGCGCCGCCGCCGATGCCCGAGCGTGTGAGTTCGTGGGCGGTCTACGAGATCTTCAACACGGCCGACGACCTGCAGGTCTTCATCGGCATCACCAGCGACGGCCAGTGGAAGCGCTTCTGCGAGTTCTTCAAGCAGCCCGAGCTGGCGGCCGACCCGAAGCTCGCTACCAACAACCTGCGCATCGAGGCACGGCCCTGGCTGGTTCCGAAGGTCGCCAGCGTGTTCAAGGCCTATACCAAGGAGGCACTCGAGAACATGTGCCTCGAGGCCGACATCTCCTTCGCCCCGGTCGCGCGGCCGCAGGACCTGTTCGAGCATCCGCACCTGCTGGCCAACGGCTCGCTGGCGCCGACCACCCTGCCGGGCGGCGTTCAGACCCGCCTGCCGCTGCTGCCCTTCCAGATGATGGGCTGGCGGCCGCCGCTGGTCTCCAATCCGCCGGAGATCGGCCAGCACAACGACGAGGTGCTGGCGGTCATCGGCTATGACGCGACGAGCGTTGCCGCGCTCAAGGCCGCGGGAGTTCTGGGCCCGAAGTAG